The Schistocerca piceifrons isolate TAMUIC-IGC-003096 chromosome 5, iqSchPice1.1, whole genome shotgun sequence genome has a segment encoding these proteins:
- the LOC124798643 gene encoding probable cytochrome b5 2 yields the protein MAASLGSESQPITVPPTTAAANLLSLAGDALCLAVTALRLRDQQPPQVSLSEVACHDCPDDCWIIINDRVYDITDFLSKHPGGEEILLEYAGRDASLAFQGIGHGPDMVAVLEPNLVGVLPPSERLFDANGRIRPVEL from the exons ATGGCAGCTTCTCTCGGCAGTGAAAGTCAGCCAATCACAGTGCCTCCCACCACG GCGGCGGCCAACCTGCTCTCGCTGGCTGGTGATGCGCTATGCCTCGCTGTGACCGCGCTGCGGCTCAGGGACCAGCAGCCGCCACAGGTGTCTTTATCAGAAGTCGCCTGCCATGACTGCCCTGATGACTGCTGGATCATTATCAATGACCGCGTCTATGACATCACGGACTTCCTCTCCAAG CACCCCGGTGGCGAGGAGATTCTGCTGGAGTACGCAGGCCGCGACGCCAGCCTCGCCTTCCAGGGCATCGGCCACGGGCCGGACATGGtggccgtgctggagcccaacctAGTGGGCGTGTTGCCGCCCAGTGAGCGCCTCTTCGACGCCAACGGTCGCATCCGCCCTGTCGAGCTGTAA